The sequence TTGCGAGCTCCAAGCTCTATATTGCTGCTGTTTTCAATGTCATCCATTCCAGCCCTTGACCCAGTCTGAAAGAGGGGAAGAAATCATGTAAACATAAATATATCCCTTGCCGGGTTCAAAGTTTGTGAAAAAGGCTTCAAGTCTGAAATGTGCAACTAAGAGACTGAATGATTATATTCTTCAGGGTAGAAATTCCACTTTCATGCTCACCTGCCCATGATTCTTCCtccattacatagaatttacagcatgcaaacaggccatttggcctgagTCCATGCCGGTtttatatgctccacatgaacctcctcccaccttatttcatcCAATGCCATCAGAATATCATaagaaatataagaaataggagcaggagtaggccatacggcccctcgagctgtattctattccttcctccctcacttattatccagcttccccttaaaggcagctATGCTATTTGCCACAACTACTTGTGgtggcgagttccatattctctccactctttgggtaaagaagtttctcctgaatttcctattggatttattagtgactagcttCTATTTATGACCTAGATTTGGACTCTATCCCTGCCCCACCCCCAAATCCTACCCCTCTtctacaaatggaaacatctttacTTCTATCCCatcaaactcttcataattttaaagacctccatcatcatcccttaaccttctcttttctagagaacagAGCTCCAGCCTGTTTAGTCTTTCCTGGCATCATTAAAGTGATTAGGCATCAGGGCTGGCAAGTCAAGAAGTGAAATCTCTATTTTTGGGGTGTGTGGATTCTATTTCATGGAAACCCTTTGGGTGGGAAATGACATCAAGCACTTCCAGATCACTGCAGTTCCACAGTGCACAACCTTGCATACATGCCGATGTGGACAGATTTCATTACaggtgggaaaaaaaaaacaagacatGTACCATAACATGGCTAGGGTGACATGGAGGAACAATGGAAGCTAACAACATTGTTCATTTGATTGGAGGAAGCAGAGGCTTAAGCCTTCATTTTTAAACCTAACCTTATCTTTGACAATACACTATGAAGCCACCAACAGCTTTACAAACTATAAAACTAAAGCACTGAAATAATGATCAGGTTTCATTATGGGATGGCAGCAGTGGTTAGAACTGGCAAAAGATGCATTACTTTGGCTTCCATTCATCCCTTGCACAGAGTCTAAATTTCACTTCTGGTGCAGCTTAAATATCTGGTACAAAAATCCTTCCATAAATTCCTCTCGTTATAAATAGCTGCATTTCAGTATTGGTGTTTTCAAGCAGCAGACAGAAGTCTCAATCTGCCAAGACCAACTTCAAAGTATCCCTTATTGATGCTGCAGGCTTTTAAAGCAATTAATTAGATGCAAATTCAGTTGCTCAGCAACCCAGTGTCTGTACCAGCAATTAAAGGTTTATAGAAACTCCTGCCCAGTTTTAAAGCAGGGTTAAGGATGATTTAAAAGATCTAAATTGCTGAGTTACTGGGAAAGTTAACTCTTTAAATTTAAAACTAGAGACCCGCAAATCATTTgcagtcaaattagtatctttattgcaacagtacttgtttagacggTTATCATCTCGAGAATCAACACTGATGTTCTCTatatctccctctcccaccccctcccccactcaccctctCTTCCCCTTGCACCCCCTCCCaccaacaccccctccctccctccccaccctctttctccatctctcaccCGCCACACGTCCTCTCAGCTCCACAGCAACGCCCGGGGGAGGTCAAGGCCCCGCCCAGTGTGTGCGCCCATTGGCCCTGCCACATCCACTGCcgcctcctcattggagcagacccatCGCGTCCCTGATTGATTGCGATGCTGGGCAGGGCCTGATCGCCCATTGGTCGGTGCACTCAGTCCGGACCACGTGCTCCCAGCCCCTGACAGACAAAAAACTGACTATTATTATAATAGATGAAAGATTTAATTGAGCAAGTTATTTTCTCTCAACTAACTACCCAACAAATACCTCAGCTCAACATGTCAAGTTGCGGGACTAAACATTTCAATAGCAGAAAATTCTATTCAAGGATTAAGCTGCAACTAGTTCAGACACGACTAATACAGACCTTCCCCAAAAAACCTGTAGTTGCATATTAAGATACAAAGTCCGATTGAGGTGGAAAATAAATGTCTTCAAATCAGCTTTCTACGACGAACTCAAGTGTAACTAAATTAATCTTTTATACAGTGAAGCccatcacggtccaacactcaccctTCGCCAGTGAGTGCGCAACAGGCCTGAATGTGCCATGGATGGTCTTTGATGGACGTTAGTGTTAGAAACTTGGAAATTTCAGCGGCCGACATAGAGTTCTTCATATCTTGTTTATTGGCAAATACCAGCACAGCTGCCTTCCGGAGGTCCTAAGAATGAAAACAAGCCGTTGTTACAAATCTTGCAGAACAAAGCAATATCGGCAGAGCAGATCCTCCCAGAACTAAGGCTGGAAAACATCAAACATAAATCAAACCAGGTTATGCTATTGTAGTCCAGGCTCAGCATTCAACCCGCTCATACATGTTTAATGAACCCACCTGTTTAAGGGGTTTAGTGGCAAAGACTAACACTAGGCAAAGAACTGGTGGTACAACCAGTAGACACAAGTAATGTGCTGTATATTTTTGTTGCTGGTCTAAAATAGCAATCATTTGCATTAAGGCAGGTTTCCTACCCATTTCTTTCCACACCCACTTTTCTGCCTCACCCAGTATCTCAGGTGTTATTTGACTCTAGACTACATTAAATGCAGGCCAGATTGTGTTTTCACCAGATATCCATTGATAGGAAATCTTCCTGACTGAGGTCTGTGCCAATTCAAACTACTGTCATTTTAGACTTGCAATGAGAATCCACAGTGGATTACTTGTGCCCACTGCTCAGAATACCTGATCTTTTCGTGGTGTTTACTGTCTGTTTAGGGGTGTTACTACCTATCCAAGGCACAAAAGCCAACTGTGGAGCTGCTCAGTTAGCCCAGCACATGCAAGGCATCAAAATCTGGCCTGTATGACTAATCACTATACAGGTAGCATCTTTAGCTAATTTGTCATTGGGGAAAATCGGAGACGAGAGCCTTTTATGGTGTACGCCATTATAACTTTCTGTTTTAACTCAGTACAAACGACTGATTGAATCTGGTACCTCCCAGGTCAGTATGATTCACAGCTATTCTCAGTGCATCTGACCACCAAGCCATTGGAACAATTAGGAGATGGAGGTTCACAGAACCAATATTGAAACATTAGCCTATTAAAAAGATACTCAAATTCAGGATCATGTTTTCCAGACATCACATTAGTAATGAgctcccttctctttcctcctcATCCAATACTCTGTTTACTTGCTGTTAATTGAGCAGTAAAATGTACCTCATGTGCCAGCATTTTGTAGAGTTCCTCTTTCGTAAGGGTGAGCCGCTCTCTATCTGTGCTGTCCACAACTAGAATGACAAactgaaaataaaaacaaatttaCACATGAATTCAAATCAATCCCTCTGGTAACCAGTTTCATGTACAGTTAGCTTTTCacacattgtgaggaggacacagagctgacaaaggttaaatgagtgggcaataacatggcagatggagtataatgaggggaAATGTGAGGGGatttactttggtaggaacaaaatatatatatatatatatttttttttaaatggcgagaaactaAAATGGTGTTCGGAGAGATTTATGTGCCCTTGTATAGGAAAGAGTGTAAGCATGCAGTTAAGAAGGTAAATGACATATTCCCTTTCATTGCAAAGGGATTGGCACACAAGCGTGAGGAAGTTTGCTACAGGGCTTTGGTAAAACCAtgcctggagtactatgcacagttttggtctctttctcgaaggatatacttgccttcaatGGTTTACATCCCAAGGTCtcaaaaaaaagtggctgcagggatagtggatgcattggttgtaatctaccaaaattcactatattctggggcagtcccagcagattggaaaactgcaaatgtaatgcccctatttaaaaaaaggcagacaaatgcaggaaactatagaccagttagcctaacatcggtcaatgggaaaatgctggagtccattattaaggaagcagtagcaggacatttggaaaagcataattcaatcaagcagaatcagcatggttttatgaaagggaaatcatgtttgacaaacttgctgggctctttgaggatgtaacgagcagaggaaaccagtggatgtggtgcatttggatttccagaagacattcgataaggtgccacataaaaggttactgcacaagataaaagttcagagttggggggtaatatattagcatggataaaagattggctaactaacagaaatcagagtgtcgggataaatgtgtcattttccggttggcaaacagtaactaatggggtgccacagggatcggtgctggggcctcaactatttacaatctatattaatgatttggatgaagggatagaatgtaatgtagccacgtttgctgctgataaaagatgggtgggaaagcaaattgtgaggagtacataaaaaatctgcaaagggatatagacaggctaagtgagtaggcaaaaatttggcagatggagtataatgtgaggttatctactttggcagaaaaaaataaaaaagcaaattataatttcaatggagaaaaattgcaaagtgctgcagtacattgggacctggggggtcattgtgcatgaaacaaaaagtgagtttgcaggttcagcaagtaatcagaaaggcaaatggaatgttggcctttattgcaaggaggatacagtataaaagcagagaagtcctgctacaattgtacagagtattggtgaggccacaccagagtactgcgtacagttttggtctccatatttaaaggaaagatatacttgcattggaggctgtttcagagaaggttcactaggttgattccggagatgaggagattgacttatgaagataggttgggcctatactcattggagttcagaagaatgaggtgatcttatcgaaacatgtaagaaaaTGAGGcgtctcgacaaggtagatgcagagaggatatttccactcagaggacactagaacaagagggcatagtctcagaataaggggtcgcccatttaaaactgaaatgaggaggaattttttctgagggttgtaaatctgtggacttctctgccccagagagctgtggaggttgggtcaatgaatatacttaaggcagagatagacagatttttgagcgataagggaataaagggttctgggaagagggcagggaagtggagccgactcCATGATCAGACCCGCCATgatatttaatggcagagcaggctcaaggggccaagtggcctactcctgctcctatttcttatgttcttatgaggcggtgtaacaaagattcactagactgatttctgggatgaggattgtcctatgaggagagattgagtagaatggggctatactctctggtgtttagaagaatgagaggtgatctcattgaaacatacaagattctgacagggattgacagggtagatgctgagaagttgtctcccctggctggagtgtctagaactagagggcatcatctcaggataaggggtcagccatttaagaccgagataagaagcaatttcttcatccagagggttgtgaatctttggcatgttctaccccagagggctgtggctgctcagtcattgagtatattcaaggctgagaaataGATTTTGGGGCTCTTGggaaaatcaaaggatatggagatcgagcaggaaagtggagccgagtttgaaaatcagccatgatcttattaaatggcggagcaggttcgaggggccgcatgttctattcttgctcctaattcttatgttttttttctgatTGCAAGATAAGCACTGGAAACATTGTTGAGTGATTAAGGTAAGTACTGAGGTCACATGATGGAAACTATATGCTACTTCCTTTGCCCATTGTGTCATTGGATATGCAGGTTCTAGTCACTTTATAAATGCTCCCAATCTTAGCTGTTGGAGAAGGATCATCGGCCCCAGATTGCTGTGTACATCTCCAACATGCCAGTTCAGTATAGCAAAAATGTGGAGGGGGAGCACAGGGAAGGGGAAAAAGAGAACTCGTAGTGAAGTGCTCAAAGGCTTAAGCTAATGTATTCCATTAAGTGATTTACTTGCACCAAATTAAAAGGTCAAATTTTGCACCAACTCGAATTCAACCCTGCTTCGCTCAATTCAAAGCAATGAAAATTGCTGGCAGATTCAGCCAGTAGAATTTTAGAGCAATGCTATGAATTATTTTTGCTGTATCCACTTGAAACACCCAACTTCACCATTAGATTTTGCACTGGAGTATGCAAATTTAACTATATACCAAGGTGAAGTATTGGGACCATTGTGGTGGGACAATTACAAGTGATGAATTAGGAGTAGCATACAGTTTTACTGGTGCAAGATTAGAACATATTGGTTTAATAGGCCGACTGCCAATGCTGACTGTAAatgtagtaacatagaaacatagaaaataggtgcaggagtaggccattcagcctttcgagcctgcaccaccatttaatatgatcatggctgatcatgcatttcagtacctcatttctgctttctccataccccttgatccttttagccgtgagggccacatctaactcccttttgaatttatctaacgaactggccccaacaactctgtagtagagaatttcacaggttcacaattctgagtgaagaagtttctcctcatctcagtcctaaatggcttacccattatccttagactgtgaccccctggttctggacttccccaacatcgggaacattcttcctgcatctaacctgtccaatcccgtcagaatgttatatgtttctatgagattctcgctcattcttctaaaatccagtgcatacaagcctagtcaatccagtctttctttatatgtcagtcctgtcatcccaggaatcagactggtgaatcttcgctgcactccctcaatagcaagaatgtccttcctcagattgaatcaccaaaactgtacacaatattcaaggtgtggccttaccaaggccctgtacaactgtagtaagacctccttgttccgatattcaaattctctcgctatgaaggccaacatgccatttgccttcttcaccgcctgctgcacctgtatgccaaacttcaatgactgatgtaccatgacacccaagtctcgttgcacctccccctttaccattctgtcaccattcaaataataatcagccctcctgtttttaccaccaaagtggataacctcacatttatccacattataccgcatcttccatgtatttgcccactcacctaacctgtctaagtcaccctgcagcctcttcgcatcctcctcacagctcacaatgccacccagcttagtgtcacctgcaaacatggatatattacattcaattccttcgtctaaatcattaatgtatgttgtaaataactggggccccagcactgaacccacttgtcactgcctgacattctgaaaaggacttgtttatcccgactctctgctgcctgtctgccaaccagttctctatccatgtcattacattacccccaataccatgtgctttaattttgcacactaatctctggtgtgggaccttgtcaaaagccttttgaaagtccaaatataccacatccactagctccccccttgtccactctaccagttacatactcaaaaaatttctagaagatttgtcaagcatgatttccctttcataaatccatgctgacttggaccgatcctgtcactgctttccaaatgcgctgcgattacatctttaataattgattccaacattttccccaccactgatgtcaggctaaccggtctataattccctgttttctctctccctccttttttaaaaagtggagttacattagctacgctccagtccatagaaactgatccagagtcgatagaatgttggaaaatgaccaccaatgtatccactatttctagggccacttccttaagtactctggaatgcagactattagaccctggggatttatctgccttcaatctcatcaatttgcctaacacaatttgctgactaataaggatttccttttgttcttccatctcactagaccctcgctcccctagtattcCTGGaaagttatttgcgtcttccttagtgaagacagaaccaaagtatttgttcaattggtctgccatttctttgttccccattatgatttcgCCTAAttttgactgtaagggacctacatttgtcttcattaatcttttactcttcacatgtctgtagaagcttttgcagtcagtttttatgttccctgcaagtttactcattctattttcctcctcctaattaaacaccttgtcctcttctgctgaattctcaatttctcccttagatttgctgctttttttggccaatttacatgcctcttccttggatttaacactatccctaatttcccttataagccacggttgagccactttctccgctttatttttatgtcagacagggatgtacaattgttgatgtgatctttgaatgtctgccattgcctagccaccatcaaccctttaagtatcatttgccagtctatcctaactaattcacgtctcatactgtcgaatttgccgttccttcagttcaggaccctagtttctgtattaactgtcactctccatcttaatgaagaattctatcatattatggtcacttccccaaggggcctcacacaagattgctaattaatcctctcattacacaacacccagtctagaatggccagctctctagttggttcctcaacatattggtctagaaaaccatcccttatacactccaggaaatcctcctccaccatattgctaccagtttggttaggccaatctatgtaaattaaagtcacccatgataactgctgtaccttgattgcatgcatccctaatttcctgtttgatgctatccccaacctcactgtttggttgtctgtacagaactcccactagcgttttctgccctttggcgttccgcagttctacccatacagattccacctcatccacgctaatgtccttccttaatattgcgttaatctcctctttaaccagcaacgctaccccacctccttttcctttctgtctatctttcctgaatattgaatatccttggatgttgagttcccagccttggtcaccctggagccatgtctccgtaaccccaattacgtcatatccatttaccgctatctgcacagttaattcatccacctcattacgaatgctccttgcattgagacacagagcctttagtttttttaaaaaaacacttgttttagaattatgctgtaatgggaCCCTTTTTGATCTTTGGCTTTGATTATAAAGCAATTAGCCTGCATTGTCAATAGTATTGAATTGAACAGTGATTTCATAAAGTTGTGGCATCTTGCACCTCAATGTTGTTCTGCTAGCCTCATGCAAAGGAATTTTCAACTTTTGCTAGACTGCTTCTAGTATGGCGTGGCAGAGGATATCATGGGAAGCTGGTTAGATGCCATCGGTTAAGTTTCCAACCTTAACTGGCAGCTTCATGAAAGTTAATGATCAACAGATTGCTGCGTAAACATTACAGTGGAAATGTGGTGCCAGCAACTATTAAGTATTGCCAGCTGGGATACAGACTTCATTCATTCAGAGTGGAGATTACTAGAAACTTTTCACCATCATAACAGGCTGGCTGATCACTCCAGCTGTTCTGTCTTCTCCAATTTATTTTACATCACAAAGCCAGAAACTTTAAAAGAGCAGTCAACTTGACACTAATCTGACTTTAAATGGTCACCAACACCATGACCTGCAACAGCACAGCTCAACAAGGCACTGCTCCAGCTGGGAAACTTCAGATCCTTTTGTGTTTTACTACAATCTGCTATTGGCACTTGCAGGTCATTTCAAAATGaagagggattttgatagagtaaaataGGGAGaagctgttcccactggcagatttAAGGTATTTTCCCCAAAGAACCAGAggaaaaataaatatatatatatatatatattaatatatatttataaaatataCATACACACAGCAACTGGTTAGTGGGTTATAACAACTAGATCAGGTTTAATTCTCAGTTTGTGTCGACTTAGCTAATAGGTGAAACTGGTGCCTTTAGAATTGCCTTCGACACCCCCAATCTGTGAGAAGAGTATGAAAACCAGGTTtgagctcctgatcactgtccaatgaccCCCGCTGGAACTTGCATGGCACATGGATGTGCGCGCACACACAGAACCTAATCAGGCTCGGCTGCAATACACCCAGAGCCAAATAGGCCAAAACGCATGAGGCTCACAGGGATcgccacttgggtgaggtgctgcagggctgctgtggatcagAGCACCAAGGAGGAGCAGTACTTCCAGAGAAGAAAATAAGAGAAAGAAATTCTTTGCTGGCTGCCACCCCTTTTTTCAAACTCACCATTAGGTCATAACAGACTGGGAAGATACCCGCCCAGCTTCCCGACAGCTTTCGCTTCCCATTAAGTCCAACTAGAGGATTTTGAGTTGGACCCACTAGGAGCAACCTCAGCATTTGTTCCATCAACATCATGAGTTGAACTCCATCAAGCACCTGGGCCAACTTGTTACTGGAACAGTTTGCATGGATAGGAAGCAACATTTGCAGAGGCTGATGCAAACGGGACGCATTACAGCTAGTTAGCCTTTAGAAAGAAACTCTGCATTTATCATCACATTTCATACACAAACTACTTTTTTGCAATCACCGTTATGTCAGCAGATATGGAAACCATTTTGTGAACAGAAAAATCCCACTAACAATGATCAGTCAATCTGCTTTTGATGAAATTGCTTGAATTTAGACAGATTTAGCAGATGACAACCTGCAATGGGATTCAATCTCAGGGAATCAGTGTTCAAATGTACATACAGAACTAGAAATATCAAGGCAACAGTCTGCAGTAGAAAATGTATCTACAAAGATGTCTTATACAATGATAAATTGATTACAGTAAGTCACTCTGGAACGGTAGAGAAATATCTGTGGGGGGAAAAAAGCCACATAGAAGCTTCCCAATCGAAATACTGGATGCGTAGAAATTTTCCCAACAGCTATATGACAATTATTTTAATAATCCCATGATTATGTAAATCATAAATCACCGAACAATTTTGAGGATACAAAGCATTCACAGGCAAACCTCCCACAAGTTTATGTCTGAATTTAAAACCTACACAACCAGTTTAATTTGTGGGTGCACAAGTAAGTGGTTGAAGGTGCGACGACTCAGGGTTCAGTGGTGCCGTTACAACATGTTCAAGCTTTGTGGTTTGGGAATTTGTCTGAACTGATTAGATACTTGCccttacacccagtcccagtaaCCAGATATTTGCtgctcactaataaattcaataaggaattcagaggCACGTCTTTAGTGGTTAGAATGCGGAAATCATTCATAGTTGAAGAAAATcgcttagatgcatttaaggggaagcacatgagataggaatagagggatatgttgatggggttagttaGATGAAGAGTGGGATGAGGCTCTTTGAGCATAAACACTGCCATagaccagttaggccgaatggcctgtttcggtgctgtacaTTCTAGGTTCCCACTAGGCAATGAAGGTAAATATTATGGATCTCTGCATTTTACTAATTTCACTGGTTAGTCCTGAAAATTACTGATAGTTTACAGGGGTGGAGGTAGAGGCAAGGTTCATTTTTTGAAGGAAAATGAGTGCATTCTTATTCCCTTTAGATTAAACTATTTGAAACAGAAGCAATTGTGCAGATACTTCTAGATTTAGCACTTTAGTTTGGGTCAGGAAACAGTGACCGCTGGGCTGACTCTGCACATTTACATtgctaaactcaccacagaa is a genomic window of Pristiophorus japonicus isolate sPriJap1 chromosome 21, sPriJap1.hap1, whole genome shotgun sequence containing:
- the LOC139233660 gene encoding ADP-ribosylation factor-like protein 5B encodes the protein MGMFLAKLMGLFCNQEHKVIIVGLDNAGKTTILYQFLMNEVVHTSPTIGSNVEEIVVKNTHFLMWDIGGQDMLRSTWNTYYTNTEFVILVVDSTDRERLTLTKEELYKMLAHEDLRKAAVLVFANKQDMKNSMSAAEISKFLTLTSIKDHPWHIQACCALTGEGLGQGLEWMTLKTAAI